The proteins below are encoded in one region of Microbispora sp. NBC_01189:
- a CDS encoding sensor histidine kinase, whose translation MRVRPEYQPPLDRRGVALRYLCAAVPMLFHGVVLAWLVAQDGSRLAQALIDVGLGVLGLVLMGWRRRWPWQIAVATVLLTAVSATATGPALVAYVSLVTHRRWSRTIPVAVVSVLCLLAGAVQDGVTQATYVSTVSGVTILGALTIFGLYLRGRRDLELSLRERALAAEREQRQRIERARLAERVKIAQEMHDVLAHRISLLAMLAGGLAYRTDLTPEQTREAALAIQENAHQSLNELRTVLGTLRDDGALEAPQPGLDHLDALFGEVRAAGQRVEVDDSVDGRDRLPAPTGRHAYRIVQEALTNARKHAPGSLVTAELGGRPGEGLRIRVTNPAGPGSSPGPGGRLGLVGLAERTRMAGGTLSHTIRDGCFILDVRLPWETADRDPTGAGG comes from the coding sequence GTGCGTGTCCGACCGGAGTACCAGCCGCCCCTGGACAGGCGGGGCGTCGCGCTGCGCTACCTGTGCGCCGCGGTGCCCATGCTGTTCCACGGGGTGGTGCTGGCCTGGCTCGTCGCGCAGGACGGGAGCCGCCTCGCCCAGGCGCTGATCGACGTGGGGCTGGGCGTCCTCGGTCTGGTCCTGATGGGGTGGCGGCGCCGGTGGCCGTGGCAGATCGCGGTGGCGACCGTCCTGCTGACCGCCGTCTCCGCCACGGCGACCGGTCCCGCGCTGGTCGCGTACGTGTCGCTGGTGACCCATCGCCGGTGGAGCCGGACGATCCCCGTCGCGGTCGTGTCGGTGCTGTGCCTGCTGGCCGGCGCCGTCCAGGACGGGGTCACCCAGGCCACGTACGTCTCCACGGTGTCGGGGGTGACGATCCTCGGCGCGCTCACGATCTTCGGTCTCTACCTGCGCGGACGCCGCGACCTGGAGCTTTCGCTGCGGGAGCGGGCGCTGGCCGCCGAGCGCGAGCAGCGGCAGCGGATCGAGCGGGCGCGGCTGGCGGAGCGCGTCAAGATCGCGCAGGAGATGCACGACGTGCTCGCGCACCGGATCTCCCTGCTGGCGATGCTGGCCGGGGGACTGGCGTACCGGACGGACCTCACTCCCGAGCAGACGCGCGAGGCCGCGCTGGCCATCCAGGAGAACGCGCACCAGTCGCTCAACGAGTTGCGCACGGTGCTGGGCACGCTCCGCGACGACGGCGCGCTGGAGGCGCCGCAGCCGGGCCTGGATCACCTGGACGCGCTGTTCGGCGAGGTCCGCGCCGCCGGTCAGCGGGTGGAGGTGGACGACAGCGTCGACGGCCGGGACCGGCTTCCCGCGCCGACGGGCCGGCACGCGTACCGGATCGTGCAGGAGGCCCTCACCAACGCGCGCAAGCACGCGCCGGGCAGCCTGGTCACCGCGGAACTCGGCGGCCGGCCGGGGGAGGGCCTGCGGATCCGGGTGACGAACCCGGCAGGGCCCGGCTCGTCCCCCGGGCCCGGCGGCAGGCTGGGTCTGGTGGGTTTGGCGGAACGGACCCGGATGGCCGGCGGAACCCTCAGCCACACGATTCGGGATGGCTGTTTCATCCTCGATGTCCGATTGCCATGGGAGACTGCGGATCGTGACCCGACTGGTGCTGGTGGATGA
- a CDS encoding endo-1,4-beta-xylanase, which translates to MSSRSAFDPSGFDPSSSDLDPLIRKHRTADATLTVTAQGAPLAGQEVVVAQRRHKFLFGCIGVDFIPLANGEPPAPDQPAATGSQEVADLWLDVFNFATLPFYWRWFEPERGRPDTERILTAARWFADRGCVVKGHPLAWHTETADWLMDLPNAEIAKAQADRIRREVTEFAGVIDMWDVVNEVVIMPIFDKYDNGITRICREMGRIPMVRMVFDAAREASPHATLLLNDFDMSAAYECLIEGVLEAGVQIDVLGLQSHMHQGYWGEEKTLATIDRFARYGLPIHFTETTIVSGHIMPEEIVDLNDYQILEWPTTPEGEARQADEVVRHYKTLLSHPSVEAMTYWGLSDGGWLGAPGGFVRVDGTPKPSYEALRSLVKDEWWLPPTTMVTDDDGRVRFTGFLGEYEVSSGGRTAVFTLDEPGAGTAQVNL; encoded by the coding sequence ATGTCGTCGCGCTCCGCCTTCGACCCCTCCGGCTTCGACCCCTCCTCCTCCGACCTCGACCCGCTGATCAGGAAGCACCGCACCGCGGACGCCACGCTGACCGTGACGGCGCAGGGCGCGCCGCTGGCCGGTCAGGAGGTGGTCGTCGCGCAGCGGCGGCACAAGTTCCTCTTCGGCTGCATCGGCGTCGACTTCATCCCGCTGGCGAACGGCGAGCCCCCCGCGCCGGACCAGCCGGCCGCCACCGGTTCACAGGAGGTCGCCGACCTGTGGCTCGACGTGTTCAACTTCGCCACGCTGCCCTTCTACTGGAGATGGTTCGAGCCCGAACGCGGCCGTCCGGACACCGAGCGGATACTCACCGCGGCGCGGTGGTTCGCCGACCGGGGGTGCGTGGTGAAGGGGCACCCGCTGGCCTGGCACACCGAGACGGCCGACTGGCTGATGGACCTGCCGAACGCCGAGATCGCCAAGGCGCAGGCGGACCGCATCCGGCGCGAGGTGACCGAGTTCGCCGGCGTGATCGACATGTGGGACGTCGTCAACGAGGTCGTGATCATGCCGATCTTCGACAAGTACGACAACGGCATCACCCGGATCTGCCGCGAGATGGGCCGCATCCCGATGGTCCGGATGGTCTTCGACGCGGCCCGCGAGGCCAGCCCCCACGCCACGCTGCTGCTCAACGACTTCGACATGTCCGCGGCGTACGAGTGCCTGATCGAGGGCGTGCTGGAGGCGGGCGTCCAGATCGACGTGCTCGGCCTGCAGAGCCACATGCACCAGGGCTACTGGGGCGAGGAGAAGACGCTCGCCACCATCGACCGCTTCGCGCGGTACGGCCTGCCCATCCACTTCACCGAGACGACGATCGTCTCCGGCCACATCATGCCGGAGGAGATCGTCGACCTGAACGACTACCAGATCCTCGAGTGGCCGACGACCCCCGAGGGTGAGGCCCGCCAGGCCGACGAGGTCGTGCGCCACTACAAGACGCTGCTGTCGCACCCGTCGGTCGAGGCGATGACCTACTGGGGACTGTCGGACGGCGGCTGGCTCGGCGCGCCGGGCGGCTTCGTCCGGGTCGACGGCACGCCCAAGCCGTCGTACGAGGCGCTGCGCTCGCTCGTCAAGGACGAGTGGTGGCTGCCGCCCACGACGATGGTCACCGACGACGACGGCCGGGTGCGCTTCACCGGCTTCCTCGGCGAGTACGAGGTGTCGTCCGGCGGGCGGACGGCCGTGTTCACCCTGGACGAGCCCGGCGCGGGCACCGCCCAGGTGAATCTCTGA
- a CDS encoding ABC transporter permease — protein MTTRTHRPEGPRDAVAEDGTTTEDTPIPFHRLLRVETRKLADTRSGKIIAVLLVALVIASVAARATVAGPEPQRLIFTAGIALGTLLPVLGILTMTGEWTHRTALTTFVLEPRRHRVLAAKCVPPLVATVALSLLAMLIAMPVTAVAAGVRNVPAAWEVDPAALLGWTGANVLVTAMGLALGALLLNAPAAIVICLSAPMLWSAAARLGPVGAALAGWLDLGTTSAPLMTGDLTWSDGARLAASAALWIVVPMTAGLIRLLRKEVT, from the coding sequence ATGACCACCCGCACACACCGCCCCGAAGGCCCGCGCGACGCGGTCGCGGAGGACGGCACGACGACCGAGGACACGCCCATCCCCTTTCACAGGCTGCTGCGGGTCGAGACCCGCAAGCTCGCCGACACCCGCAGCGGGAAGATCATCGCGGTGCTCCTGGTCGCGCTGGTGATCGCGTCCGTCGCCGCACGCGCCACCGTGGCCGGCCCGGAACCGCAGAGGCTGATCTTCACTGCCGGGATCGCCCTCGGCACCCTGCTCCCGGTGCTCGGCATCCTCACGATGACCGGCGAGTGGACGCACCGCACCGCGTTGACCACCTTCGTGCTCGAACCACGGCGTCATCGCGTCCTCGCGGCCAAGTGCGTTCCGCCTCTGGTCGCGACGGTGGCGCTCTCGCTGCTGGCCATGCTGATCGCAATGCCAGTGACGGCCGTCGCGGCGGGCGTCCGGAACGTGCCCGCCGCCTGGGAGGTCGATCCCGCCGCGCTGCTCGGCTGGACCGGGGCGAACGTCCTGGTCACCGCGATGGGCCTCGCCCTCGGCGCCCTGCTCCTGAACGCGCCGGCCGCGATCGTGATCTGTCTGTCGGCTCCGATGCTGTGGAGCGCGGCCGCCCGGCTCGGCCCGGTCGGCGCGGCCCTCGCCGGATGGCTCGACCTCGGCACCACGTCCGCGCCTCTCATGACCGGCGACCTGACCTGGAGCGACGGCGCCCGGCTCGCGGCGTCGGCCGCATTGTGGATCGTCGTCCCGATGACCGCCGGCCTGATCCGCCTGCTCCGCAAGGAAGTGACGTGA
- a CDS encoding cation diffusion facilitator family transporter: MSQEQAGPEHGHGHGSGHGHGHRGGGWRGRVAHLLRPHSHEAADKVDPAMESSARGMRALWVSLAGLGATTLVQAVVVALSGSVALLGDTLHNAADALTAVPLGIAFLLGRRPPTRRYTYGYGRAEDLAGVVIVLTIAASSAAAAYAAIVRLLEPREVTHLGAVAAAALVGFAGNELVARHRIRVGREIGSAALVADGLHARTDGFTSLAVLAGAGGAALGWTWADPAVGLLITVAILMVLRQAAREVYRRLMDAVDPALVDLAEATLRRTPGVLDVGQVRLRWIGHRLRAECEVIVDAGSTVVEAHRVAVEAEHNLIHTVPRLTAAIVHPDPLPDDGVDHHAVLDGHRQDHRRTDRRDACTFQAAWAFPETSDTVL, translated from the coding sequence ATGAGCCAGGAACAGGCCGGTCCTGAGCACGGTCACGGTCACGGCAGTGGGCACGGACACGGGCACCGTGGGGGCGGGTGGCGGGGGCGGGTCGCGCACCTGCTGCGACCGCACTCGCACGAGGCCGCCGACAAGGTCGACCCGGCGATGGAGTCCTCCGCGCGGGGCATGCGGGCGCTGTGGGTGTCGCTGGCCGGTCTCGGCGCGACGACGCTGGTCCAGGCGGTGGTCGTGGCGCTGTCGGGGTCGGTGGCGCTGCTCGGCGACACGCTGCACAACGCGGCCGACGCCCTGACCGCAGTGCCGCTCGGGATCGCGTTCCTGCTCGGCCGCCGCCCGCCGACCCGCCGCTACACGTACGGCTACGGACGGGCCGAGGACCTCGCCGGCGTGGTCATCGTCCTGACGATCGCCGCCTCCTCGGCCGCCGCCGCGTACGCCGCGATCGTACGGCTCCTGGAGCCGCGGGAGGTCACCCATCTCGGGGCCGTCGCGGCGGCGGCCCTGGTCGGCTTCGCCGGCAACGAACTGGTCGCCCGGCACCGCATCCGGGTCGGCCGGGAGATCGGCTCGGCGGCGCTCGTCGCCGACGGCCTGCACGCCCGCACCGACGGTTTCACCTCACTGGCCGTGCTGGCCGGGGCGGGCGGGGCCGCGCTGGGGTGGACCTGGGCCGACCCCGCCGTGGGCCTGCTGATCACGGTCGCGATCCTGATGGTGCTGCGGCAGGCCGCGCGTGAGGTCTACCGGCGGCTGATGGACGCCGTCGACCCCGCCCTCGTGGACCTCGCCGAGGCGACCCTCCGCCGCACGCCGGGCGTGCTGGACGTCGGCCAGGTGCGGCTGCGCTGGATCGGGCACCGGCTGAGGGCCGAGTGCGAGGTGATCGTCGACGCGGGGTCGACCGTGGTGGAGGCCCACCGGGTCGCGGTCGAGGCCGAGCACAACCTTATCCACACCGTGCCCCGCCTGACCGCCGCGATCGTGCACCCCGACCCGCTGCCGGATGACGGTGTGGACCACCACGCCGTCCTCGACGGCCACCGTCAGGACCACCGCCGGACCGACCGTCGCGATGCCTGCACCTTTCAGGCAGCCTGGGCCTTTCCGGAGACAAGCGATACTGTGCTGTAG
- a CDS encoding ATP-binding cassette domain-containing protein produces MIEFRHVSKDYGTVKALDDVSFTVEPGSVTGFLGPNGAGKSTALRILVGLARPSSGTATVLGRPYAEMACPGLRVGTLLDAGARHPGRTGREVLTLGALTLGLPRARVGEVLGLVGLTEQESRRRVGGYSLGMRQRLGIAHALLGRPEALVLDEPVNGLDPQGIHWMRRLLRDLAGAGCAVLLSSHLLHEVEQVADHIVVIGRGRVLARGTAAELGRGGGLERTFLELTATIARTVPPK; encoded by the coding sequence GTGATCGAGTTCAGGCACGTCAGCAAGGACTACGGCACGGTGAAGGCGCTTGACGACGTGTCCTTCACCGTCGAGCCCGGGAGCGTCACCGGCTTCCTCGGCCCCAACGGCGCCGGGAAGTCGACGGCCCTGCGCATCCTGGTCGGGCTCGCCCGCCCCTCCTCGGGCACGGCGACCGTCTTGGGCCGCCCGTACGCCGAGATGGCCTGTCCGGGGCTGCGGGTCGGCACGCTGCTCGACGCCGGGGCCCGGCACCCGGGCCGCACCGGCCGGGAGGTGCTGACGCTCGGCGCGCTCACCCTCGGTCTGCCGCGCGCACGGGTCGGCGAGGTGCTCGGCCTGGTGGGGCTGACGGAGCAGGAGAGCAGGCGCAGGGTCGGCGGCTACTCACTCGGGATGCGGCAGCGGCTCGGGATCGCGCACGCGCTCCTCGGCCGTCCGGAGGCGCTCGTCCTGGACGAGCCCGTCAACGGTCTCGATCCGCAGGGCATCCACTGGATGCGCCGCCTGCTGCGCGACCTCGCCGGCGCCGGGTGCGCGGTGCTGCTCAGCTCACATCTGCTGCACGAGGTGGAGCAGGTGGCGGACCACATCGTCGTGATCGGCCGGGGCCGCGTGCTCGCCCGGGGCACGGCCGCCGAACTCGGCCGGGGCGGCGGCCTCGAACGGACCTTCCTCGAACTGACCGCGACCATCGCCCGCACGGTGCCCCCCAAATGA
- a CDS encoding response regulator transcription factor translates to MTRLVLVDDDPMVRTGLHLILGGEPDLDIVGEAEDGRRAMEVIRDLRPDLVLLDIRMPGQDGLTTTEMLRAWPEPPRILVLTTFDADEMVLRALRLGADGFLLKDTPPPRMVEAVRAVAKGEPVLSPSVARQVIAAATAGREPARPQASTELGRLTERELEVAAEVARGRSNTEIAERLHMSVATVKANITRIFAKLGAENRVQVAMKVRDAGLLGDTAD, encoded by the coding sequence GTGACCCGACTGGTGCTGGTGGATGACGACCCGATGGTGCGGACCGGCCTGCACCTCATCCTCGGCGGGGAACCCGACCTGGACATCGTCGGCGAGGCGGAGGACGGGCGGCGGGCCATGGAGGTGATCCGCGACCTGCGCCCCGACCTCGTGCTGCTGGACATCCGGATGCCCGGCCAGGACGGGCTGACCACCACCGAGATGCTGCGCGCCTGGCCGGAGCCGCCGCGGATCCTCGTGCTCACCACGTTCGACGCCGACGAGATGGTGCTGCGGGCGCTGCGGCTCGGCGCGGACGGTTTCCTGCTGAAGGACACCCCGCCACCCCGGATGGTCGAGGCGGTCCGCGCTGTCGCGAAGGGTGAGCCCGTGCTGTCCCCGAGCGTCGCCAGGCAGGTGATCGCCGCGGCCACCGCCGGACGGGAACCGGCCCGTCCGCAGGCGAGCACGGAACTCGGCAGGCTCACCGAGCGGGAACTGGAGGTCGCGGCCGAGGTCGCGCGGGGCCGCTCCAACACCGAGATCGCCGAGCGCCTCCACATGAGCGTCGCCACCGTGAAGGCGAACATCACCAGGATCTTCGCCAAGCTCGGCGCCGAGAACCGCGTGCAGGTCGCGATGAAGGTGCGCGACGCGGGCCTCCTGGGGGACACCGCGGATTGA
- a CDS encoding erythromycin esterase family protein produces the protein MKIDELARPLDGAAVSAFLRSLPTQPLLLGLGEARHGVEALLELRNEIFRHLVEHEGYRSFAIESDCLMGLVVDGYVATGAGSLDDVMDCGFSHGFGAYPANRELVRWMRAYNEEHGETLRFFGVDAPLEISGAASPRQALTGLYGYLAERLDPSSLPCTPETLDELLGPDDRWANPAAAMDPSQSIGRSADAQRLRLIADDLVAFLDAHAPQLAGTDEDLAALYGRTATGLLRYHHWIADTSPARLTWLMSLRDQMMAENLRAVAGHGPALVFAHNRHLQRDKSFLLLGDAPVEWWSAGAIAGMGLGDRYAFLASAFGTVGGDTPPPDTVEGLLSEAPPGRSIVDARRLAETVAEPSPRVSRDFAYFPLDPAQLHLIDGIVFLKETGLLD, from the coding sequence ATGAAAATCGATGAGTTAGCCCGGCCGCTCGACGGCGCGGCCGTCTCGGCGTTCCTCCGGTCGCTGCCGACGCAGCCCCTGTTGCTCGGCCTGGGCGAGGCCAGACACGGGGTGGAGGCGTTGCTCGAACTACGCAACGAGATCTTCCGGCATCTGGTCGAGCACGAGGGCTACCGGTCGTTCGCCATCGAGAGCGACTGCCTCATGGGCCTGGTGGTGGACGGCTACGTCGCGACGGGCGCGGGCAGCCTCGACGACGTGATGGACTGCGGCTTCAGCCACGGCTTCGGCGCCTACCCGGCCAACCGCGAACTCGTCCGCTGGATGCGCGCGTACAACGAGGAGCACGGCGAGACGCTCCGGTTCTTCGGCGTCGACGCCCCGCTGGAGATCAGCGGCGCGGCGAGCCCGCGCCAGGCGCTCACCGGCCTCTACGGCTATCTCGCCGAGCGGCTGGACCCCTCGTCGCTCCCCTGCACCCCCGAGACCCTGGACGAGCTTCTCGGCCCGGACGACCGGTGGGCGAACCCCGCCGCCGCCATGGATCCGTCCCAGTCGATCGGCCGATCGGCCGACGCCCAGCGGTTGCGACTGATCGCCGACGACCTGGTGGCGTTCCTCGACGCGCACGCCCCGCAGCTCGCCGGGACGGACGAGGACCTGGCGGCACTTTACGGACGCACCGCCACCGGCCTGCTGCGCTACCACCACTGGATCGCCGACACGTCGCCGGCCCGGCTCACCTGGCTGATGAGCCTGCGCGACCAGATGATGGCCGAGAACCTGCGGGCCGTCGCCGGGCACGGCCCGGCCCTGGTCTTCGCGCACAACCGTCACCTGCAGCGGGACAAGAGCTTCCTGCTGCTGGGCGACGCGCCGGTGGAGTGGTGGAGCGCGGGGGCCATCGCGGGCATGGGTCTGGGCGACCGGTACGCCTTCCTGGCCTCGGCCTTCGGCACGGTCGGCGGCGACACCCCGCCCCCGGACACCGTCGAGGGCCTGCTGTCGGAGGCCCCGCCGGGCCGCTCAATTGTGGATGCCCGCCGCCTGGCCGAAACCGTCGCCGAGCCGAGCCCGCGCGTCTCGCGGGACTTCGCCTACTTCCCCCTCGACCCCGCTCAGCTCCACCTGATCGACGGCATCGTCTTCCTCAAGGAGACCGGCCTCCTGGACTGA